One window of Triticum dicoccoides isolate Atlit2015 ecotype Zavitan chromosome 5A, WEW_v2.0, whole genome shotgun sequence genomic DNA carries:
- the LOC119301505 gene encoding centromere protein V-like — protein MSSEPEVVHSGGCHCRRVRWQVEAPASVVAWVCNCSDCSMRGNTHFVVPKDKFALQPGAGDFLTTYTFGTHTAKHTFCKVCGITSFYTPRSNPDGVAVTAACVDAGTLAHVEYRKADGRNWEQWIEGSGISEFSKPKAAE, from the coding sequence ATGAGCTCGGAGCCGGAGGTCGTCCACAGCGGCGGGTGCCACTGCCGGCGCGTGCGGTGGCAGGTGGAGGCGCCGGCGAGCGTGGTGGCGTGGGTCTGCAACTGCTCCGACTGCTCCATGCGGGGCAACACCCACTTCGTCGTGCCCAAGGACAAGTTCGCGCTCCAGCCCGGCGCCGGCGACTTCCTCACCACCTACACCTTCGGCACCCACACGGCCAAGCACACCTTCTGCAAGGTGTGCGGGATCACCTCCTTCTACACCCCGAGGTCCAACCCCGACggcgtcgccgtcaccgccgcctGCGTCGACGCCGGCACCCTGGCGCACGTCGAGTACAGGAAGGCGGACGGGAGGAACTGGGAGCAGTGGATCGAGGGGAGCGGCATCTCCGAGTTCTCCAAGCCCAAGGCCGCCGAGTAG